The Mycolicibacterium mucogenicum DSM 44124 genomic sequence GTGCAGGTCCATCGACGCGATGACGGCGTTGTGCGCGGCGTCGTATGTCAGGCCATTGGCCATGGTCACCGACGGCGCGAGGCGGGTTTCGCGGGTGCCGTCGGCGCTGATCCTGGTCAGTCCGGTGGTCCAGCCGATGTTGCGGGAGACGACGAATGAGCCGTCGGGTAACCGGACCATGCCGTTGGGCATCGTGAGCTTGGTCGCGATCGTCGTCAGGGCGCCGGTGCCGAGGTCCACACGGGCGATGCTGCCGTCCTTGCTGCCGAAGACGCCGGAGAGAAAGTTGTTGCCGGTGGTGAAGTACGCCGCCCCGTCGGCGACGGTGATGCTGCCCGGCGCAGCAACATTCGGTACGAGGGTGCTGCCCTTGCCGTCGGGCGTGAGGCGGTACAGCTGGCCCGAAGTGCCGACGGTGCGCGAGACGAGCATGGTGCCGGCACCGTCGAATGCGAGGTTCTCCAGCGAGCCCAGTCCGCTCGCGACGGTGGTGGCCCGCCACGGGCAGCGGGTGATCGCCACGGCGGACGCGGGTGCCGGCGGTGTGCCGATGACGGCCAGCAGCGCCAGCGCCACGGTCGATGCCAGGCGGGCGACGGCGGCGCGTCTGCGGTGTCGTACCTCACGGACCATCGTCTTCCTCCGCACCCAGTCACCCGGCGTCCCGCACCTGATCCATGTGCGAGTACGTCGTCGTACTCGCACGTCAGGGGACAGTACGATAACGTACTGGGATGCGCAACACGGAGGTCGAGAGCAGCGAACCGGCCGGCGAGTCGCCCGACGTGGCCCGTCAGCGGTTCGTCGACGCCCTCGCGGCGTTGATTGCCGAACGCGGCTACGCCGCGACGTCCGTCGTCGACATCGTGCGGGTGGCGCAGGCCTCGAAGACCACCTTCTACCTGCACTTCGCGAACAAGCAGGAGTGCTACCTCGCGTTGCTGGCCTCGGTGACCGACGATCTGGTCGCCGACATCCGGGCGGCCGTCGACTCAGATGCGCACTGGCACAATCAGATTCGCCAGATGTTCACTGCCTACATCGCGCATCTCACAGCACGGCCGGCGATTTCACTGAGCTGGATTCGCGACCTGCCCGCGTTGGGGGCCGCCGCCCGTCCGATCCAGCGGCGAAACTTCGCCGAACTCGCCGCTCTGCTAAGCGAACTCGCCACCAACCCAGGATTTCAGCGGGCCGGGCTGCCGCCCGTCACCAAGCCCAAAGCCGTGATGCTGCTCGCCGGCGTGCGCGAACTCGCCGCGCAGACCGCCGAAGACGACCTCGACATCGAGACCGTCATCGGCCCAGCCACCGATATCGCGATCAGCATCCTGGCCGCGGGGCGGTAGCCCGGGTCAACCGCGGACCGGCACGGCGAGCGCCCAGGCCAGGACGCCGGTGGCCGCGGTGTTGGCCAGTGCGCGAATCATGTTCCAGCGCACCCACGACGTCTCGAACTGCTGGCGCAGTGACGCCAGATCGGCGGGACTACTCGAAGCGGCCGCGGTGGCGAGCTTGTCGTTCAGCGGCACGTTGACCACCGACGTGACGGCGAGGCTGGCGAGGTTGAGGGCCAGGCCGATGCCGATCCAGATCAGTACGGGCCGGGCGCCGGGCTTGAGGTAGAACGCCCCGGCCAGCGCGGTGAAGCCGACCGATCCGAGGAAGGCCAGCAGGAACGGCGGATTGACGATGACGACGTTGATCTTGTTCATGACGTCGATGAAGGTGCGGTCGTCGAAGGCACCGAGTGCGGGCATCACCGACACGGCATACGCGTAGTACAGGCCGGCGAGCAGCCCGGAGGACAACAGGGCGACGATGAGCGCCGTCGTGCCGAGCGGCTGGGGGAGCTTGGTGAAGGTCATGAGCTGACGGTATTGACCGGAGGTTGGACGTTCCATCGTCAAAAGGCTCACTTCCATACGTGAGCGTCTACATCGGCGGTCGTCTACCGTGGATGCGTGGACGCCCTGGCCGGGTTATTGGAGGGGCCACGTGCCCGTGGCGCATTTCTGATGCGGTCGTTGCTCGACCCGCCGTGGTCGCTGCGCGTGCAGGACCAGGCTCCGCTCACCATCGTGGTGGTCGCCCGCGGGTCGGCGACCGTCCTGCCGGATGGCGCCGCCGGCCACCGACTCGAGGCGGGCGACATCGCGGTCTTCCGCGGACCCGACTGCTACACCGTCGCCGATGACGCGGCCACCGCACCCGAAGTCGTCGTGCACCCGGGGCAGGTCACCACGACCATCGACGGGGAACCACTGTGTGAGGCACTGAGTCTGGGAATCCGCAGCTGGGGCACCCGCCCCGATGCGCAGACCTTGTTGATCACCGGCACCTACGAAGAAGTGGGGGCGGTCTGCCGGCGGCTACTGACCGCGTTGCCGCCGCTTGTGGTGGTCCGGCGGGGCGAGCTCAACACCATGCTGGTCGATCTGCTGCTCGACGAGATGTCGCGCGATGAGCCGGCCCAAGGTGCGGTGCTCGACCGAATGCTCGATCTGCTCACCATTGCCGCGTTGCGCAGCTGGTTCTCCCGTGCCGAGGCGCCGGCCTGGTACCGCGCGTATCGAGATCCTCAGGTGGGCACGGCACTTCGGCTCATCGAGAACAACCCGGCACATCCCTGGACCGTGGGGTCGCTGGCCGCCGAGGTCGGGCTGTCCCGGGCGGCACTGGCGCGGCGCTTCACCCAACTCGTCGGCGAGCCACCGATGGCTTTGCTGACCGAGATTCGCCTGGCGCTGGCCGTCGACCTGCTACGCGGCTCCGATGCCACCATCGAAGCCGTCGCCGGCCGCGTGGGCTATGGCACCGCCTTCGCGCTGAGCACCGCGATCAAGCGCCGTTACGGCATGAGCCCCAAGGCAATCCGCGCCCAGGGGTAGCCCGGAGGGCGGTCAGCGGGTCTTGGCGAAGCGGCGGTGCCGCCACACGTACCGCGGAATGCCGCGCAGGGGAACACCCTTGGGCCAGTCGTCGGGCCGGAAGTAGGCATCGGTGCCGCCGTCGACGAAAATGACGCTGCCGCAGAGGAAGTCGGCGGAGTCCGACAGCATGAAGGTGATCCAGTTGGCGAGGTGCACGGGATCGCCGAAGTTGCCGGTCGGGATCGGGAAGGCACGAACGGCCTTGCCCTCACGCGGCGAATCGAGCTGCGCCTGCAGCAGTGGGGTCATGATGGCGCCGGGCGCCAGGACGTTCAGCCGGATGCCGCGGCCCGCCCAGTCGGCCGTCACCGCGGTCTGCCGGACCCAGCGGGCCACGGCGATCTTGGACGCGGCGTACATGAGCGCGGAGGCGCCGCCGCCGAAGAACCGCACGGCGCGGGCCGCGCGGTCGGCGTCGCCGGCCAGCAGCGCGCGGATGGCGTGGTGGGGGACCGCGGGCACCGTTGTGCTCGAGTTGCTGCCCAGTGCAACGACTTTCGCGTTGCCCGCGGCCGCCAGGGCCGGCTGCCAGGCCGTCAGCAGGTCGACGGTGCCGAGGTAGTTGATCTGGGCGATCAGGCGCGCGCGATCGGCGCCGGCCCCGGGTCCGATCCCGGCTGCGAGCACGGCACCGTCGAGCGTGCCTTCGGACAGTTCCAGCACCCGGGTGGCGGCGGTACGTCGGCCGTCGGCGGTCGACAGGTCCGCGATGACGTCGGCGTCCTTGAGGTCGACACCGATCACCGTATGGCCCTGAGCGCGTAGCT encodes the following:
- a CDS encoding SMP-30/gluconolactonase/LRE family protein, with amino-acid sequence MRRKTMVREVRHRRRAAVARLASTVALALLAVIGTPPAPASAVAITRCPWRATTVASGLGSLENLAFDGAGTMLVSRTVGTSGQLYRLTPDGKGSTLVPNVAAPGSITVADGAAYFTTGNNFLSGVFGSKDGSIARVDLGTGALTTIATKLTMPNGMVRLPDGSFVVSRNIGWTTGLTRISADGTRETRLAPSVTMANGLTYDAAHNAVIASMDLHPVSTLAIVDVNDPTHIRTVNLGLFGLFGFPDDLTVGPDGLIYLAMDGGDIVRIDPDHHAACILASGMFGSTSVRFGAGTGWDPLALYSTDLFGTVHKLTPTAG
- a CDS encoding TetR/AcrR family transcriptional regulator; translation: MRNTEVESSEPAGESPDVARQRFVDALAALIAERGYAATSVVDIVRVAQASKTTFYLHFANKQECYLALLASVTDDLVADIRAAVDSDAHWHNQIRQMFTAYIAHLTARPAISLSWIRDLPALGAAARPIQRRNFAELAALLSELATNPGFQRAGLPPVTKPKAVMLLAGVRELAAQTAEDDLDIETVIGPATDIAISILAAGR
- a CDS encoding DUF1772 domain-containing protein → MTFTKLPQPLGTTALIVALLSSGLLAGLYYAYAVSVMPALGAFDDRTFIDVMNKINVVIVNPPFLLAFLGSVGFTALAGAFYLKPGARPVLIWIGIGLALNLASLAVTSVVNVPLNDKLATAAASSSPADLASLRQQFETSWVRWNMIRALANTAATGVLAWALAVPVRG
- a CDS encoding AraC family transcriptional regulator, whose protein sequence is MDALAGLLEGPRARGAFLMRSLLDPPWSLRVQDQAPLTIVVVARGSATVLPDGAAGHRLEAGDIAVFRGPDCYTVADDAATAPEVVVHPGQVTTTIDGEPLCEALSLGIRSWGTRPDAQTLLITGTYEEVGAVCRRLLTALPPLVVVRRGELNTMLVDLLLDEMSRDEPAQGAVLDRMLDLLTIAALRSWFSRAEAPAWYRAYRDPQVGTALRLIENNPAHPWTVGSLAAEVGLSRAALARRFTQLVGEPPMALLTEIRLALAVDLLRGSDATIEAVAGRVGYGTAFALSTAIKRRYGMSPKAIRAQG
- a CDS encoding SDR family oxidoreductase, producing the protein MGTYAVTGSASGMGYQAAKQLRAQGHTVIGVDLKDADVIADLSTADGRRTAATRVLELSEGTLDGAVLAAGIGPGAGADRARLIAQINYLGTVDLLTAWQPALAAAGNAKVVALGSNSSTTVPAVPHHAIRALLAGDADRAARAVRFFGGGASALMYAASKIAVARWVRQTAVTADWAGRGIRLNVLAPGAIMTPLLQAQLDSPREGKAVRAFPIPTGNFGDPVHLANWITFMLSDSADFLCGSVIFVDGGTDAYFRPDDWPKGVPLRGIPRYVWRHRRFAKTR